Proteins co-encoded in one Epinephelus moara isolate mb chromosome 13, YSFRI_EMoa_1.0, whole genome shotgun sequence genomic window:
- the LOC126399541 gene encoding ankyrin repeat and SOCS box protein 12-like yields MLQLRTSAEEESSHEISQLRQAVLENNDRLLDEMLCQEVYKKVINCRGGWGIAGTPLHAAVSKGHFSCLQVLLGHGALVDCVDVKAQTPLFAAVRGKYLDCVLALLRAGANPNGNSSNNCSPVLTAAREGDVEILKELLKHGAEVNSRSKVLLWTSSARVSSGPLYLAAVYGHMECFKLLLLYGADPDYNCTDAKLLSSIKQPKTVLEMCLRHGCGVEYIQLLIDFGANVYLPTLIIEKSTKQNEAVELLLHERGNPKALTSQCRLAVRSYLKKINKIHCIEQLDMPTSLINFLQHKPVPVTVL; encoded by the exons ATGCTTCAGCTAAGGACCTCTGCAGAAGAAGAAAGTAGTCATGAAATTTCCCAGCTCAGACAGGCCGTGTTAGAAAACAATGACAGACTCCTTGATGAGATGCTCTGCCAAGAAGTCTACAAAAAGGTCATCAACTGCAGGGGAGGCTGGGGCATTGCAGGCACGCCTCTCCACGCTGCAGTGTCCAAAGGCCATTTCAGCTGTCTGCAGGTTCTGCTAGGCCACGGCGCTCTGGTAGACTGCGTGGATGTCAAGGCTCAGACGCCTCTCTTTGCAGCCGTTCGTGGGAAATATCTGGACTGTGTGTTAGCGCTGCTTAGAGCTGGCGCCAACCCCAATGGGAACTCATCCAACAACTGCTCCCCCGTCCTCACTGCTGCTCGAGAGGGTGATGTAGAGATTTTAAAGGAACTGCTTAAACATGGCGCCGAGGTGAACTCCCGCTCCAAAGTGTTGCTCTGGACTTCCAGTGCCAGGGTTTCCAGTGGGCCGCTGTACCTGGCTGCTGTTTACGGACACATGGAGTGtttcaaactgctgctgctctacGGGGCAGACCCAGATTACAACTGCACAGATGCAAAGCTGCTGAGTTCTATTAAGCAGCCCAAAACTGTGCTGGAGATGTGCCTCAGACATGGCTGTGGCGTGGAGTACATCCAGCTTCTGATCGACTTTGGCGCGAACGTCTACCTCCCTACGCTGATCATCGAGAAGTCCACGAAGCAGAACGAGGCTGTGGAGCTGCTTCTGCACGAGAGAG GAAATCCAAAGGCCTTGACTTCACAGTGCCGCCTCGCTGTCCGAAGTTACCTTAAAAAGATCAACAAGATCCACTGTATCGAGCAGCTGGACATGCCAACAAGTCTCATTAACTTCCTGCAACACAAACCAGTCCCAGTCACTGTTCTGTAG